The DNA region TTTTCCACTCGCATCGTCAGCTCGGCAGCTTTATGGTTTTGAACTCTGTGTTTCTGCTACACACAGAGGGGTTTTCTATCCCCCTGAGAGGATCAGTGTATGTTCCCACCCCTCGAAGATCTGCGTGTACATTCTATTGAAATAGAGTAACCTCTGTTTGCTCACTCGGCTAACGCGGACCGCcatctttgttttggtctgtggaccaatcagagactgTATAGGCAATCAGCTGACATGTAAGAACCAATGAGAAGCCGGTGCAGCCTGAGAGAGACTTCAGAGCCTTCTCTGAGCATAGAAATACAAAAGATAGATCTGATCTGAAAGGATTCATCCTATTCAGTATATTCTAGTATTTAGCTGTCTAGCTCTTTTTACAGAACAGCTCTAAGTAATGATTCCTTTGAATagaataaatactttttacaaACCTTTCAGAGGGTCACATCACACTCCACGACCTCCTAGACATCCTCGGGGTGTCGATATCCAGAGTCAACAGGTCGTCCTGGAAACAGATGACTCACTTGGTCATGACTCGACTGAGATTAAACACGGCTGTTTACAGAAGGAGACCTCAGGGGGTTAAAACTTTAACGTGTGATGTTCAGCTGAGAAACGTGTTTCTTTATGACCATCTCCTCATCTTTGTTGTTCttggtgtttttctgtgtttttcagtgaAGGCAGTAATCTCACTCCGGCGCACCACTTCCCGGACTTCCGCTTTAAGACGTACGCTCCCGTGGCCTTCCGCTACTTCAGAGAACTGTTTGGCATCCGGCCCGATGACTACCTGGTAAGATCATCACCCCTCCttacagccaatcagatcctGTGTTGAAAGGAGGTCCCTCCCCCTGTCCCTGCTGCTTCTATCAGACTTCAGGGTGATCTCTTCATGTTCACACTGAGGAGAGTATTAATCAGCTGATATTTATACCAAGAGAGGTATAAGGCTTGGCTCTGACCAACGGATCGTCCAGTACTCTGCTACATGAGGTCAGACCTAATCAAGATACAGTTTAAAGTGGAAACTAGGGATGTGAGCAGAGAGGCGACAAACAAATAGAGATATTTAAaacaacgagagagagagagagaggctgcagctTGTCTCTCCACATCAGCGTGGAGCACCATGAGTCTGCATGATTCAGTGCTGCTCCCTGAGCCGTCCAGCAGAAGAAACATGCAGAGTGTAGTCCGTGTTTCTCCGCCCACAGGAGAACGTCACAGGGCACCGTGATGATGTCAgaaattagagagagagagagggggcaatgacactacagcctctgtacatgatgTTTGTGTTAATCTCTTAATGGTCATTGTATCACAACAACAGAGCGCCGCTGCTCGCTCAGCTACCTCTCATGTTTTTGAAGATAATAAAAGCGTGTCCTTTAAAGGCCTCGTTGTGCGTGTGCCAACACTCAGTCAGCCACACCTCTTCAACCTTTAACACCAGTTTTACCGTCAACTTGAATGTCATGAAGTGAGCCGTGAGCAGGAGGTCGTGGTTATAGCTTCCTGGTCCGAGTCTGATCGGAGCAGAAAATTAGCTTCTTAGTATTTCTTCCTCGCTCTCTAACTACATACACGCCATCGTTAACTTTCAAAATCCTGAGTCTATATCGCCGAGGTCAATCCACAATATCAGAAGATTTGTGtaagtgttgtttttaaatttttgtgcgtgtgtgtctacAGTATTCTCTGTGCAACGAGCCATTGATCGAGCTGTCCAATCCTGGAGCGAGCGGCTCGGTCTTCTATCTCACCAAGGACGACGAGTTCATCATCAAGACTGTGATGCACAAGGAGGCGGAGTTCTTACAGAAGCTGCTGCCTGGATACTACATGGTACGTGTGTTGACATGTGTTTCTGTCCCGTTATTCAGCTGCGTGCACACACTGGTAAGACGCCACGGCAGAGTGTCAAACGCCATCCTCCCTGATGTTCTTattaaagtcatatttttaGAGCTTTATGTAACTCCCTGGATTCCTCTCCTCTGAGTGTGACGAcctttagattaaaaaaaatatataaaacaggCCGCTCTATGATCTGTGACTCAGACCTCAGGCCGTGTGGTTTCATAAGAGACGGGCCCCGTGTTGTCCTCCCTCTCCAGCAGCTCCATGTATGTCCATGCTTTTTCTTCTCCCGCCTGTGAGGGTTCACGGCCTGCAGCCTTGTGTTTATTCACGCGCCGACAGCCGTGGCCAAAGACCACTGCAGGAATTCATTTACACACTCAGGTAAAGGCTCAGAACTTTCACTGAGACCTTGAGGAGGCGGGTAAAGGAAGGAAGAGGCTGCAGTCTGAGCTCAGAGGCTGATGAAGATGAATGTAATTAAGTAGAATCAAAGAAAAGAATCATATAAGAGCCAAGACAGcaacataaaaaacagcagGCAGCTTGGGTGAGCTCTCTGTGTCTTCCACAGCTGACTGGCTGGTGCTTGTGGGCCGGCTGCAGAGTCTGGCTCTGGGCAGCATACAGATCACCGTGATGTAACAGACTCCTCTTCTCCCCGCTCTGTGTGTCAGCGCTGACGTCTTCCCCCTCCTCCGCCACATTTCAACGTCTTATCACTCTCACTGCTGCTATGACACTCTCACTCTAATTTATTTCctttcctcatctctctctcccctcgctCACGTGTCTGTGTTGTCGGCTTGTCACCGCTCTGCCCTCTTAACATTGACAGAAGGGTTGTGTGTTGCTGAgggctgctctctctctctctctctctctctctctctctctctctctctctctctctctctctctctctctctctctctctctctctctctctctctctctctctctctctctctcctgtataTGCACACTCTTGTGTCTGCCCGCTCCACACGTTTCTGAAGGTCATTCAGAGAGCGTTCAGACAGAATCCCTCctccgtctctctgtctgttcccttttctctcctcttcttttttcaaatcatttcttCTCCTGGCATGATGTGTGTTATCTCTATTAAGGatcacagctctctctctctctctctctctcttcatcttctctcttctctcttttctgtgtcccctatctctcgctctctccctctctcttcatcttctctctctctccctccctctctctcgctctctctctctctccctctccctctctctctctctctctcatttctctaATGGTTCTGAGCTGGCCCGGCTCCCAAGGTCAACGCAGGTTTTTCCTCTGAGCATTCCCCCCCGGTCTAACCTCATTTGTCAGGATCGACTGCTTAGATTTCAGCAGAGATTGGCGTATGAGAGCTGAGCGCTgaccaccaatcagagagctcccTCTCATAGCAACGGTTGCTAGGCTACTTCCGGTTACAAAAACTTCCTCCTGGTCTTTTCAGTGTGAAAATATGACCTTCATTTCTTACTGTAAATTTTCAgaaataatagaaaaataaacgcATCGGAGTTTGCACGCCGTCTGTGCAAAGTTAAGGTTAGCACTTTGGATAGCGACATGACAAACTCTTTTAACGAGCCCGAGAGATGCTAACGTCAGAGAGTCTGACAGAGCAAGCTCAGACAAACAACGAGGGGAGATTGAACCCCGgtgtttttctgctctctctgtttttacaagttactaaaAAGCCTCTCCACTCGAacctcacctgttgtgataacggaAACGAGAATGAGACAGCGTTATGAAATGGTGGGAGGCGAGCAAATCAGCGAGGTCCAGACCTCGgttgttaatttattttgaacagAACATGAATTTATTATCTCATTAGTATCTATGCATGCTGCTTGAACTGATGTCAGTCagctactctctctctcctcttgttcaGTGTGCAGcgggcaggtgagagtgagtaaccatggcgactgtctgtctgtaaatCAACgaagtcccgccccctctatgaataaaACTTTTGGGGGAGGCGTGCAACTGAAGGAAACATCCATGCAGTTTAAGAGATGTGAGAAGTACCCCTAGCAACAGTAACCAAGGAGGACGGGGCTTGACAAAAGGTTGATTGTTGTATTTGAACGAGCATGCATCACCTCTTCATTAAACCCTGCAGAGTCCCGTAAAGTGAACAGGAGGGGTTAAAGGTCAAAGCGGGGCGGGTTAACTTGCTCTTCGTCTTAACTTGCTCTTCAGAATCTTATAAATTAGCACTTAAGAATTGAACCCTGTGAAATCTTAGTGACCCTAGCCAACTTTTCCAGAGAACATATGTCAGGTAAACCGATAAAAACAAAGTCGGCTCAAAACCTGACGACAGGAACCACTTTGAAGAAGAACAGTGAACTGCTGATGGAGGGGGATTCTCCTAGTTTGTGATAATTAGATGAAGTTCATGGGGTcttatctctcctctctctctgtctcttgttGTTTTCAGAACTTGAATCAGAACCCCCGCACTTTGCTGCCCAAGTTTTTCGGCCTGTACTGCGTTCAGTCGGGCGGGAAGAACATCCGCGTGGTGGTGATGAATAACGTCCTCCCTCGTGTGGTTCGCATGCACCTCAAATATGACCTGAAGGGCTCTACCTACAAGAGGCAAGCGTCCAGGAAGGAGAGGCAGAAGGCCCGGCCAACCTTCAAAGACCTGGACTTCATGCAAGACCTGCAGGACGGCCTGATGCTGGACCAGGACACGTACAACGCTCTGGTGAAGACCCTGCAGAGAGACTGCCTGGTGAGTGAGAAACACTAAACTAACTCTGCTCCATGTGGAAAAGATGAGCAAGAACCAGctcagggaggggggggggggggctgaagtGGTTCAGTGATTCTGAAGGAGGATCCACATTCCTCCCTGATCCAGAgtctccacagagagagagaggaacggATTAGAGACGATGAAGAAATGCCTCTCAGGGGAATATGTGCAGAAAGAGACCAAGAGGAGAAAGTCCACATAAGGAGATGGAAAATACAGGATGCTTAAGGTGTCCTGATTAATAATAGAGGAGCAGGGAtggagggaggtggaggagaagtGGGCAGAGTGTTTGTCCTTCCCTCCTGAATGAAGGTTTGTTAGGAGCAGGAGGTTTAACGAGGTGTCTGGAGGGGGAGAGGGTGTGTCTGTGGTGTTGTAAACCTCCACCTCACGTTGATGGTGCTGTTTGTTAATAATGTGATTGTTTGAGAGGGTCCGTGCACACTCTAGATGTTGCTTATGCATTTGATATAAATGTGTGGATGCTCGTGGATCACTGTGTGGCGTCCCCTGTCCTCCAGATAGAACTTTCAGTTACAGTCAGCGTCACGTTTCTTTTTCTGGTGCTACCAAAGCGTCCTCGGGTCCCTTCGACAGGCgccatcatcattattattgtccttacatcagtgtgtgtgtgtatgtgtgttttgttcaggTGCTGGAAAGCTTTAAGATCATGGACTACAGTCTGCTGCTCGGGGTTCACAACATCGACCAGGcggagagggagaggcagatgGAGGGCTCTCAGGGCAGCAGCGATGAGAAGAGGCCCATGGCCCAGCAGAAGGCCCTGTACTCCACCGCCATGGAGTCCATCCAGGGAGGCGCAGCCTGCGGGGGATCCATTGACACCGACGACACGTGAGTTCAGCCGCTGGATGAGAAATGTGACAGGAAAGAGAAGCACGGCTCACACTGCTTTACTGCATCATAAATTCATGACTTGAAAGGTTTGACTATACATGACTTTGATCTTGACAAACCTTTGATGGATGTTTGGCCTCTGGTTGTAGGATGGGTgggattccagctgtgaacggGAAAGGAGAGCGACTTCTCCTCTACATCGGAATCATCGACATCCTGCAGTCCTACAGGTGATGCTCACACCAGAAACATGATGACACCTCTCAGTCTCACAGGCTGCTGACCGAGCTCAAATACACTTATATACCTACTTCCCCCAGATATCCCATGTAAACCCTGagtatgaacacacacacagaaacttcCATATCTGCTGGGAGAAAAACCAAACTGTGAAATGATAGCAGCAAAATTCATCACAGCCTGTCAGAGCATGAGAACCAGTGgaaccagaacacacacacacacacacacacacacacacacacacacacacacacacacacacacacacacacacacacacacaaaggcacacattttattttttatttttttttatttttttttattattattattattattttttttttattttttttttttattagtttattttattttattcattgttaaaatatttaattgctAATTATTACTTTTCATTATTACTATTGTATCATTTGTTATTAAATGCTTTGGcaatatattttacacattcatgccaataaagctaattgaattgaattgtattaTAGCTCTGTGTACATTCTAACAACCTAGTGTAATATCGTCACGCGATCTGAGCGCGATTAAAAACTCACATCTCTGTATCACCATatcttctctctgtttcctcaGGCTCATCAAGAAACTGGAGCACACGTGGAAGGCGTTGGTTCATGATGGGGTGAGAGCTTTAAATAGGTCTTTTACCTTTAAGAGACACAGCCAATCAGGTGCTGCCACCTGGATACACACAGGATTTTATACAAAACTGTTTTATAAATCACGTGAAGATACAACAgactgcagaagcacaggaagtcacatacacacccattctaaaggGTTCATCAGTGAGTCCCGCAGTGAAACCACATCTACTCCCCCTGAGGGCCGAGGTTGAGTCCAGTTGCTCTGCGGAGGACTAGCTGCTAGTGGGCCACTCCCCTCCCCCGGAGTAGTCTTGGTgttaatacatcgacctgcggACCTTTGCCTTCCAGCCTCGTTGTTGGACGTCAGCTGCAGGTCGTACGCCTCCTCACAGGGCGCCGTAAGCTCGATGTAGACGGGCTGGATTGAGGCAGACCACAGTACGAGGAGGTCTGAGGTCGGTTACTGCAGTCTCAGGTGGGAAGCAAAGCCCCTCCCCTGAGTCTGCACCATCAGATGTCCAGActagaaaacacaaaagtacAACTTGTTGTTCAGCCACAAAGTAGCCAAACAATCAACATCCAATACAAATTATGATTaatgcagttttaaaaaaacacattaggaATATAACGGCCCACTGGCAGCAGAGAGAGTCCTGCATCTTGGCAAACGGAAGAAACTTGACCGCTAATTTTCATGACCTGATGGGCAgctcacaccaacacacacaactttTTTAGAATTTGTGCTTCTTTGTCCAATTATCAGCGGGAGCCTATAATCTGCCTGCATCTATTTCTGTCCAGGAGGTTTTCAAGAGTTTTTTGtaggtgtgaaagcactattaGTCGTACATTTTTACAACTTAAGATGCTGATTTTTCATATAAGAATTCCCTAAATTCTTCACCAATGTGACTCATGTATTGACAGCTCACATTCAGGGATGATTCATGTCGACTCTCCTCCTCATAATCAGATTGTTCATCAGACATCATCAGTCCTGTAaatctctcctctcactctgaaacacactcatacacaagATGTATGTGGGAGGGCGagccgaccccccccccccccgtgcgTCACCGTCTCTGCTGCTGATGGAGACTCCTCACTTTGTCTCAGTGTTACACTCAGTACTCTCAGCTCGCTGGATCACTGCAAACATGTTACTCATAATGAAGTGAGTAAGCTAAAAATAACTACGCTGCTGCCGTGCTCCATCTCTTCCTCCGTGTTCTGGTCAAAATGAACACTGAGTGTCGCCTGTCAGTCTGCTGCAACATTCATGAAGGAGAGTCTGCCTGCGTCTATTTCTGTCcttttgtttgaatgtgttgcTCTGCATCGAGGTGTGACCCGGAGGAAACTAAAGTGGGACACTAAACAGataatcgtgtgtgtgtgtgtgtgtgtgtgtgtgtgtgtgtgtgtgtgtgtgtgtgtgtgtgtgtgtgtgtgtgtgtgtgtgtgtgtgtgtgtgtgtgtgtgtgtgtgtgtgtgtgtgtgtgtgtgtgtgtgtgtgtgtgtgtgtgtgtgtgtgtgtgtgtgtgtgtgtgtgtgtgtgtgtgtgtgtgtgtgtgtgtgtgtgtgtgtgtgtgtgtgtgtgtgtgtgtgtgtgtgtgtgtgtgttgcactgTTTGTCTCATTAatctctccgtctctccctcAGGACACCGTGTCAGTCCACCGACCCGGCTTCTATGCTGACAGGTTCTTCAAGTTCATGAGCAACACGGTGTTCAGGAAGAGCTCCTGTGAGTTCACCTTACAGCCTTACATAGTCAGacagaggggtgtgtgtgtgttgcagcagacagacagccTTATtaggagctgctgtgtgtcATGTTAGAGTTTCATACCTGAGCAGATGTATTTTTGAAGATGTTCAGAGGAGAATTAATAATTCATGGTAACCGAGCCTCGTTTAAGATTGTCTTGTGATATTATATCCTCTGATTCAGAGAAACACAGTGCCACTCATCAGCAAGACtcaggccccgtgtccacctgctATTTTAATCTGAGCGCCCGCGTCTTTTTCCAATGTTTACAGcgagtagagagcgtttgcagcagcagcagcagcagcagcagcagcaggcggagCGCAGAGCTCAGCGTCTTTTGTTCAGATGTCCCGAGCGCGTCAAGCTGAACATCTTTCAGCTTTTTAGAAAAGTGCTGCTGACGTCACCGACGCACTTTTCAAGATATCAGTTATTCCTCATAATTTTTTGGTTCTTTCAGagcaaacagttctggggacgtTTTGGAAATTAAGTATCCACAaagggagttccctgagaacttcACATGGTACCTCCTCTGGAGCTGAAGAGGTTCCTCTTAACGGGGAAACGAGGCTCCTACCAATTAAAAAGGAGGAGGgctccaacagttcctagaactatgactATTTGTTAACCATCTCATAATTCACTGGAAGTTTATTGTGAAATAGCAGAAATACCCGATTCCTGCGGTCCCAAAACGCCTTCTGTCTGCTACATATCGTCCTCATATCGTCCTCGCTATCGTAGGAGATCAAGCAATATGATGCTCAAAGTGAAGGAAAAAtcatctcaaatataaaacatacaggAGCAgggtcggtcatacagcggccattTTTaagagactgttgtcatggagacaggatgCATGGGCAGCGCTTTTATTCTctgcgcacaaacgcttcatctAAAGTTCCCCGGGCGCACAGCCAgcgccaggtggacacggggcccaAATGAATCTGCTGATGACTTGATGGATGTAGACCCtcctacagtgtgtgtgtgtatgtgtatgtgaggCATTACTCTGTGAGACTTACTTTGTCCGCGTTTCCTAAACTTCTTATttcctcagctctgaagtcttCTCCGTCCAAGAAGGGTCGCGTGTCGTTGACGGTGCCGAAGTTAACCGGTCCTGGTGCGGCGTGGTCGGCCAGCCAGCTCCCCTCCGAcagagatgatgtcatctaTGACCTGAGAGGAGCTTGCAGCTTCCCCACGCTGGAGGATGAGGGTAAGAAAGCCCTGCACACAGGAGCGGTGTGTACTGCTCCATTGTGATTGGGTAGGGATGAAGAGTGGGGTGGAGCATGCATCTCATCATTTAAGTGAAGTTTGTTGTGAAATACCCGATTCCTGCAAGAGAGTCAGCCATAAAAAGGATCAAAGATGGCGGCGTAGT from Labrus bergylta chromosome 6, fLabBer1.1, whole genome shotgun sequence includes:
- the pip5k1ca gene encoding phosphatidylinositol 4-phosphate 5-kinase type-1 gamma isoform X4 gives rise to the protein MEAAAEGAVGLSEARDWSPLSVAAASDDGDTVVGVSYGMDAADMDAAAKKAFITEMPSSSGQPGQGKKIGHRGVDASGETTYKKTTSSALKGAIQLGIGYTVGNLSSKPERDVLMQDFYVVESIFFPSEGSNLTPAHHFPDFRFKTYAPVAFRYFRELFGIRPDDYLYSLCNEPLIELSNPGASGSVFYLTKDDEFIIKTVMHKEAEFLQKLLPGYYMNLNQNPRTLLPKFFGLYCVQSGGKNIRVVVMNNVLPRVVRMHLKYDLKGSTYKRQASRKERQKARPTFKDLDFMQDLQDGLMLDQDTYNALVKTLQRDCLVLESFKIMDYSLLLGVHNIDQAERERQMEGSQGSSDEKRPMAQQKALYSTAMESIQGGAACGGSIDTDDTMGGIPAVNGKGERLLLYIGIIDILQSYRLIKKLEHTWKALVHDGDTVSVHRPGFYADRFFKFMSNTVFRKSSSLKSSPSKKGRVSLTVPKLTGPGAAWSASQLPSDRDDVIYDLRGACSFPTLEDEGRPDLLPCTPPSFEEATTASIATTLSSTTSLSIPERSPSDTAEHPRYRRHTQSLSHDGRTQEELRVREEDQQTITVEVELKRPDSEPTFSVPQSPPDTSALQEAAGAEAPEAASASSSAPEASSSTAQPALSSPDGAKEAPSSPKVVVEADRASQVSGSGCTSQASVDDEDDVPITDIYF
- the pip5k1ca gene encoding phosphatidylinositol 4-phosphate 5-kinase type-1 gamma isoform X1, with translation MEAAAEGAVGLSEARDWSPLSVAAASDDGDTVVGVSYGMDAADMDAAAKKAFITEMPSSSGQPGQGKKIGHRGVDASGETTYKKTTSSALKGAIQLGIGYTVGNLSSKPERDVLMQDFYVVESIFFPSEGSNLTPAHHFPDFRFKTYAPVAFRYFRELFGIRPDDYLYSLCNEPLIELSNPGASGSVFYLTKDDEFIIKTVMHKEAEFLQKLLPGYYMNLNQNPRTLLPKFFGLYCVQSGGKNIRVVVMNNVLPRVVRMHLKYDLKGSTYKRQASRKERQKARPTFKDLDFMQDLQDGLMLDQDTYNALVKTLQRDCLVLESFKIMDYSLLLGVHNIDQAERERQMEGSQGSSDEKRPMAQQKALYSTAMESIQGGAACGGSIDTDDTMGGIPAVNGKGERLLLYIGIIDILQSYRLIKKLEHTWKALVHDGDTVSVHRPGFYADRFFKFMSNTVFRKSSSLKSSPSKKGRVSLTVPKLTGPGAAWSASQLPSDRDDVIYDLRGACSFPTLEDEGRPDLLPCTPPSFEEATTASIATTLSSTTSLSIPERSPSDTAEHPRYRRHTQSLSHDGRTQEELRVREEDQQTITVEVELKRPDSEPTFSVPQSPPDTSALQEAAGAEAPEAASASSSAPEASSSTAQPALSSPDGAKEAPSSPKVVVEADRASQVSGSGCTSQASVDDEDDVPITDIYFFPDGRTWVVSPFPERRRRCESSWPPPEDRTWVYSPLHYGSESKALPDGDWEGETQ
- the pip5k1ca gene encoding phosphatidylinositol 4-phosphate 5-kinase type-1 gamma isoform X2; the protein is MEAAAEGAVGLSEARDWSPLSVAAASDDGDTVVGVSYGMDAADMDAAAKKAFITEMPSSSGQPGQGKKIGHRGVDASGETTYKKTTSSALKGAIQLGIGYTVGNLSSKPERDVLMQDFYVVESIFFPSEGSNLTPAHHFPDFRFKTYAPVAFRYFRELFGIRPDDYLYSLCNEPLIELSNPGASGSVFYLTKDDEFIIKTVMHKEAEFLQKLLPGYYMNLNQNPRTLLPKFFGLYCVQSGGKNIRVVVMNNVLPRVVRMHLKYDLKGSTYKRQASRKERQKARPTFKDLDFMQDLQDGLMLDQDTYNALVKTLQRDCLVLESFKIMDYSLLLGVHNIDQAERERQMEGSQGSSDEKRPMAQQKALYSTAMESIQGGAACGGSIDTDDTMGGIPAVNGKGERLLLYIGIIDILQSYRLIKKLEHTWKALVHDGDTVSVHRPGFYADRFFKFMSNTVFRKSSSLKSSPSKKGRVSLTVPKLTGPGAAWSASQLPSDRDDVIYDLRGACSFPTLEDEGRPDLLPCTPPSFEEATTASIATTLSSTTSLSIPERSPSDTAEHPRYRRHTQSLSHDGRTQEELRVREEDQQTITVEVELKRPDSEPTFSVPQSPPDTSALQEAAGAEAPEAASASSSAPEASSSTAQPALSSPDGAKEAPSSPKVVVEADRASQVSGSGCTSQASVDDEDDVPITDIYFPPEDRTWVYSPLHYGSESKALPDGDWEGETQ
- the pip5k1ca gene encoding phosphatidylinositol 4-phosphate 5-kinase type-1 gamma isoform X3, with the protein product MEAAAEGAVGLSEARDWSPLSVAAASDDGDTVVGVSYGMDAADMDAAAKKAFITEMPSSSGQPGQGKKIGHRGVDASGETTYKKTTSSALKGAIQLGIGYTVGNLSSKPERDVLMQDFYVVESIFFPSEGSNLTPAHHFPDFRFKTYAPVAFRYFRELFGIRPDDYLYSLCNEPLIELSNPGASGSVFYLTKDDEFIIKTVMHKEAEFLQKLLPGYYMNLNQNPRTLLPKFFGLYCVQSGGKNIRVVVMNNVLPRVVRMHLKYDLKGSTYKRQASRKERQKARPTFKDLDFMQDLQDGLMLDQDTYNALVKTLQRDCLVLESFKIMDYSLLLGVHNIDQAERERQMEGSQGSSDEKRPMAQQKALYSTAMESIQGGAACGGSIDTDDTMGGIPAVNGKGERLLLYIGIIDILQSYRLIKKLEHTWKALVHDGDTVSVHRPGFYADRFFKFMSNTVFRKSSSLKSSPSKKGRVSLTVPKLTGPGAAWSASQLPSDRDDVIYDLRGACSFPTLEDEGRPDLLPCTPPSFEEATTASIATTLSSTTSLSIPERSPSDTAEHPRYRRHTQSLSHDGRTQEELRVREEDQQTITVEVELKRPDSEPTFSVPQSPPDTSALQEAAGAEAPEAASASSSAPEASSSTAQPALSSPDGAKEAPSSPKVVVEADRASQVSGSGCTSQASVDDEDDVPITDIYFQ